In Bacillus sp. S3, the sequence AAAAAATATGGATGTTAGAATACGTGAGTTTACTATCCGTTCCCAAAATCGCCGTGCCTTTATCATTTATATCTGTACAATGGCAGATGAAGAGCAGATTCAAAGAAGCATTTTGGAACCGTTGATTGAAAACGCGAGGCAAAGAAGGGAAATTCGAGATATTGTCTCCTTCCCTATCGAAAATACATCTACAAATATTGGGAAGATTACGGAATCCATCACTTGTGGCGTCACCGCGCTATTTGTCGATGGTGATGATCAATGCTATACATTTGAAACAACAAAAATTCAAGGACGCGGCATTGAAAAGTCCGATAATGAAGTCATTGTTAAAGGGGCAAAAGAGGCTTTTAACGAAAAGTTAATCGATAATGTAGCATTGATACGAAAAAAAATTCACAATGAAAACCTGATTGTCGAGGTACATGTTATTACAAAACGATCTAGAAACGAGGTAGTCCTTGTTTATGAAAAGGATCTGGTAAATGAAGAATTACTTCAATCGATAAAGGATCGGCTAGAAAAGATTGATGCAGATAGTATTCTTGAATTAAATATCTTGGAACAGTATCTAGAGGAGCGGCCAAGATCCCTATTTCCTACTTTATTAAATACTGAACGTCCTGACAGGGCAGCCTCTTTTATTGAAGAAGGCCACATCATTTTATTAATGTCGAATTCTCCAAATTGTCTTGTCTTGCCTGCTACCTTTTGGGCGATGTTCCATTCACCGGAGGACCATTACCTGCGGACACCGTATGGAAATTTCATCAGGATATTGCGATTCCTTGCTTTATTTATCTCGCTTTTTGCATCGTCCGTTTATATTGCAATTACAAATTACCATGTGGGAATGATCCCCCCAGATTTGTTAATGGCTATCGCGGGGTCAAGAGAACGTGTCCCCTTTCCATCTGTCATTGAAATCTTGATGATGGAAATTGCCTTTGAACTGATTCGGGAAGCCGGACTCCGTGTGCCATCCCCGATTGGTCCAACAATCGGAATTGTAGGTGCCTTAATATTGGGACAGGCTGCTGTTCAAGCGAATATTATTAGCCCAATCGTCATCATTGTCATTGCATTAAGCGGCTTAAGTTCTTTTATTATCAGTGATACTAGCATGAATTTCGCGATTCGTATATCTCGCTTTTTGTTTATTTTTGCAGCAGGATTTCTTGGAATTTATGGTGTCACCGCTGTAGCTATTATCGGCCTATATTATTTAGTTTCATTAAAATCATTTGGCACACCTTATTTTGCACCAATGACACCGCATTTCTTCTCAGGAAAGGATCTAATTATTCGTCATGTTCCCATGAAAGTAAGATTTCGCCCCGGTTATCTAAAACCAAAAGATATGGTCAAACAAAGAAAGGGATAACGATCTGATGAATCAGCAGCCTGGAAAACTTGGTATTCGAGAATATGTGTCCATCGCGATTTTAATGGTTAGTTTGAAAGCAACAGAAAATGCTCCCACCCTTTTGTTTAATAAGGTGCAAAATGCAGCCTGGATGCTCCCTGTCCTATCGGCAGGAATCTTTTTTATTCCACTTTTTTTATTACTAAAGACAATGTCGTTATTTCAAGGGAAAAATCTTGTTTTTGTGATTCAAAAATTACTGGGAAAGTATATTGGCTTTTTTATTTGTCTTTTTATTTTTGTCATTTCATCGTTAGGTATGTCGTTCGAATCGAGAAGCTATACAGATATCATTAGGGCGTTTTATTTTAGTACTACGCCCACGCCGGTCCTTTATGCCATTTTTATGGCCGTTTGTGCTTATGGTGCCAAAAAGGGGATTCAGCATGTCGGTTCTGTTGCCTATCTGCTAATTTTTTATGTAATAATCTCTTTCTTTGTTGCGTTAGGATTAAGCACTCAAGATAGTAATATTCAAGCAATGCTGCCTATTTGGGGAACTGGAAAACTTGAAATAATAACGAAAAGTGCACAAAGCTTAAACCTTTGTGCAGAATTTTTTCTGCTTACTATGTTCATTCCGTATATAACGTCAAATAAAGATTTTCGAAAGGGCACTTGGATTGCCTATATTTCCGTCAGTATCCAAGTCAGTGCGGCTACACTTTTATTCATTTGCATGTTTGACCAATCTTTAGGTGGTATAGGATATCCGTTTCATACGGCTATTCGTTACATTTCACTTGGAAGTTATATTCCGAATATTGAAATCATCTTTTTCATTATTTGGATTATATCAGCGTTTATTCGCTTCACTGCCTTTTTGTACATTAATGCTCTGGTGTTTGGTCATCTTTTTAAAATTAAAGACTTTGAATTCTTGATTCCATCACTTGCAACCATTTATTTATTGATTGGGATTTTACCGGAATCCCCCCCAGAGGTCATTTTTAACTGGAGGCAAATGGTTCAAACCATAATCGGCCCTTCGTTTGGTGCCATTTCGCTCATTTTATGGCTTGCCGCAGTGGTAAAAGGAGAATTTAAACATGCAATTAACAAAAACAGTAGGTAAAATGTTGTTGATTTTCGTCCTTGTTTTTTCTTTAACAGGTTGTTGGGATCGGGAAGAACTCGAAGATAGATCCTATGTAATTGGGATCGGACTGGATCATTCCAAACATAAAGGGAAAATCAAAGTCACGATGTTACTTGCAAATCCCGAAGTAGGGAGTTTGCAAGGAGGCGGCGGTTCAACAGAAAAGCCGAGGGAGATTATCTCATTTGATGCCAATGATTTTATTGCAGCGAAAGTGACAGCTAATGCGATTATCTCTCGAATTATTAGTTATGATCTTTTAAGAATTATTGTTGTTTCTGAGGAATTTGCAAAAGATCCGGCATTTTATCATGTCATCAACAGTGCTCCCTTTGATAAAGAAATTCGTTCGAATGCCTATTTGGCTGTATCGAAAGAAAGGGCAAGTGAGTATTTTCTGAAAAATCATCCCAAAATGGAAACAAGGCCGCATAAGTATTTTCAATACATGATTGATCATGGAATTGAAAATGGACTCATCCCTGATTCTACTCTTTTTCGTTTTTTTAAGACAACGGAAAGAGGAGCAGATCTGTTTTTAGCCATGAACACAACAGCCGTGCCGGAAAAGCATCCAAAGTTTAAAGGAGAAGATGAGTATTATGCTGGGCAGGTAAATGCAACTGGAGAATTGGATGATACCCAATTTATCGGGTCAGCCGTATTCAAGAATGGTGTGATGATTGGAAAATTGACTGGTCAAGAAACAAGTATCGTCAATGTTCTTGATGATACAACAAACATTAGTGATTTTTTGCTGGATATACCTAATCCCTTTCCAGGAAAGCAAAAATCATTTGCAGTCAGAATCATGAAAACAGAAAACAATAAGGTAAAAATGAACCTTAAGGGTCCCAGCCCCAAAATATTTTTCACTCTCCCATTGAAGTTTGAAGTGATGTCAAACCCGTCCATGGTCGATTTTACTAAGAAAAAGAATCGCGAAATCTTAAAAAAAGCAATAGCACACCATATGAAAACTGAACATGAGAAGGTATTGAAAAAAACTCAGGCAGAATTAAATGGTGCACCATACCCATTGTCCTTTCATGCCCGGAAATATTTTGGAACCATTCAGGAATTTAAAAAATTCAATTGGCCTAAAACTTATCTTAAGGCAGACATTTACGTCAACACGGAAGTTGAAATAGTGGATTATGGCAAAAAACCAAAAAAGGCAGGGAAATAGTTTGAAAATAGTCTTCATCGTTGTACTGCTTGCCATGCTTGTCCTTCCGTTCTTTTCTATTTTGAAATCTTGATTGGAAAAAGGCAGATCGATCATAGTCTGCCTTTTTCCTTGATTCTTATGGGGAAGGAGTGGGCGCTTGGCCTTTCTTCACGATTTTCAATTCTCGTTTTTCACTTAAAAAAGTTGCGCCGAGGACAAGGACGCCACCAATCATTTGAATAAATGTCATGCTCTCGCTTAAGAAAATCGCTGCGATGATGACGGCTGAAATCGGATCAATATAACTAAGAACCGCAATGGTTTGCCCGGGCAGATTTTGAATCGAAGTAAAATATAGAAAGTAGGCGAAACCCGTATGTACAATTCCAAGTATTAAAATAAAGATAATAGAAGTCGAGTCAAGACCAGTAAAATTTAGCTGCCCTTGCCATCCTACATAGGGAAACAGGACCAATGCAGCTGCCATTAATTGCACCAGGGTGATTTCAAACCCCGATAAATTTTTGATAAATTTGTTCATTAACACGACACTTGCATAGAAGGCTGCAGCAAGAAGTCCATAGAAAATTCCTAATTTATTGTCCGCTGCACCGCTTGAACTGCCGGCTCCTGGATTCACAATTAATAAAAGTCCAGCCATCGCCATAATGATACAAATAACCTTCGCAGTCGTCAGCTTTTCCTTCAGAACCCATGGTGCTAACATCATCACAAAGATTGGTGCAAAGTAGTAACTAATTGTGGCATTGGAAATGGTCGTATAGCGGTAGGACTCAAAGAGAAAAATCCAATTAAGTCCGATCGCCGCCCCGGAGAGGAGAAGCAGAATGGCATTCTCTTTTAACGCTTGACGAGATGGCCTATGTTTAACTAGTAAACTGACAAAAAGCAGGAATACACTTCCGATTACCCCCCGTAAAAACGCAATTTCGCTTGAAGACATGTCGAGTTTTTTTACAAAAATACCGATACTCCCAAACAAGAGCATTGTGATAATGAACTTCATTTTCCCCTTCAAGTCGATCCCCCCTTTTATTCTAATCCAATCACAAAATGTGCGATTTCACAACTGGTTTTTACTATTAAGGAAGTAATAAGGAAAGAATTTATGGTAAAATGAGGGAATAAATAGTCTCAAAGGTAAAAGGGGGAGTTTGAATGATTGCTGAGCTGGTTGTTGGGGGTCTAATCATCGTTGGGGTAAGTGCAGGTATTTCGGCAATGGTTAAAAATAGACGGCCAAAATTAGCTAAGGAGAATATCCCGGCACGGTTAGGTGTCCTTGAACAGGCTCCAATCCAGCCTTTGCTTGAAAAATTAAATAGGTCATTAGATGATGGCTATATTCAACAAGTGAAGAGGCGTTTTCTAGAGGAGCATCCTAAACGGACTGAAGATGAATTTGAGTGGCGGCTGTTTGAGCTAAAGCGCTATTTCCTATTGGCCAATATCTTAAAGACAACGCCGATGTTTAGTGAAGAGGTGGATGAAATCTGGCATGATATGCTTCTATTTACGCAAAAATATCAAGTGTTTTCAGAAAAATTTTTGGGTAAAATGCTGCATCATACACCAAACACAAGTCCTAAGCCGGCACCACAGGACCGCGCTTTTTTTGACTGGGTATTTTCTCAGTTGTTTCAAGTGACGCAGTATAGCTGGAAAACATGGGGAAACTTTTTCAAACATCCTCTTGACTTTCAATTATTAAAAGAGTTTAAACATGATACAGATGAATTTTTAATAGATAAATATTTTATGATTAATGAAGATA encodes:
- a CDS encoding GerAB/ArcD/ProY family transporter, which codes for MNQQPGKLGIREYVSIAILMVSLKATENAPTLLFNKVQNAAWMLPVLSAGIFFIPLFLLLKTMSLFQGKNLVFVIQKLLGKYIGFFICLFIFVISSLGMSFESRSYTDIIRAFYFSTTPTPVLYAIFMAVCAYGAKKGIQHVGSVAYLLIFYVIISFFVALGLSTQDSNIQAMLPIWGTGKLEIITKSAQSLNLCAEFFLLTMFIPYITSNKDFRKGTWIAYISVSIQVSAATLLFICMFDQSLGGIGYPFHTAIRYISLGSYIPNIEIIFFIIWIISAFIRFTAFLYINALVFGHLFKIKDFEFLIPSLATIYLLIGILPESPPEVIFNWRQMVQTIIGPSFGAISLILWLAAVVKGEFKHAINKNSR
- a CDS encoding DMT family transporter; the encoded protein is MKGKMKFIITMLLFGSIGIFVKKLDMSSSEIAFLRGVIGSVFLLFVSLLVKHRPSRQALKENAILLLLSGAAIGLNWIFLFESYRYTTISNATISYYFAPIFVMMLAPWVLKEKLTTAKVICIIMAMAGLLLIVNPGAGSSSGAADNKLGIFYGLLAAAFYASVVLMNKFIKNLSGFEITLVQLMAAALVLFPYVGWQGQLNFTGLDSTSIIFILILGIVHTGFAYFLYFTSIQNLPGQTIAVLSYIDPISAVIIAAIFLSESMTFIQMIGGVLVLGATFLSEKRELKIVKKGQAPTPSP
- a CDS encoding spore germination protein gives rise to the protein MIKKMFKSLNKAFNTEPHFNEQSNANNIEVKSQDISRHYEQNLETFKSIFSMPKNMDVRIREFTIRSQNRRAFIIYICTMADEEQIQRSILEPLIENARQRREIRDIVSFPIENTSTNIGKITESITCGVTALFVDGDDQCYTFETTKIQGRGIEKSDNEVIVKGAKEAFNEKLIDNVALIRKKIHNENLIVEVHVITKRSRNEVVLVYEKDLVNEELLQSIKDRLEKIDADSILELNILEQYLEERPRSLFPTLLNTERPDRAASFIEEGHIILLMSNSPNCLVLPATFWAMFHSPEDHYLRTPYGNFIRILRFLALFISLFASSVYIAITNYHVGMIPPDLLMAIAGSRERVPFPSVIEILMMEIAFELIREAGLRVPSPIGPTIGIVGALILGQAAVQANIISPIVIIVIALSGLSSFIISDTSMNFAIRISRFLFIFAAGFLGIYGVTAVAIIGLYYLVSLKSFGTPYFAPMTPHFFSGKDLIIRHVPMKVRFRPGYLKPKDMVKQRKG
- a CDS encoding Ger(x)C family spore germination protein gives rise to the protein MQLTKTVGKMLLIFVLVFSLTGCWDREELEDRSYVIGIGLDHSKHKGKIKVTMLLANPEVGSLQGGGGSTEKPREIISFDANDFIAAKVTANAIISRIISYDLLRIIVVSEEFAKDPAFYHVINSAPFDKEIRSNAYLAVSKERASEYFLKNHPKMETRPHKYFQYMIDHGIENGLIPDSTLFRFFKTTERGADLFLAMNTTAVPEKHPKFKGEDEYYAGQVNATGELDDTQFIGSAVFKNGVMIGKLTGQETSIVNVLDDTTNISDFLLDIPNPFPGKQKSFAVRIMKTENNKVKMNLKGPSPKIFFTLPLKFEVMSNPSMVDFTKKKNREILKKAIAHHMKTEHEKVLKKTQAELNGAPYPLSFHARKYFGTIQEFKKFNWPKTYLKADIYVNTEVEIVDYGKKPKKAGK